The following nucleotide sequence is from Streptomyces brevispora.
CGTCCGCGCCGCCGCGCAGGTCCACCACGCACGCGCCCCGGAACTGGTCCTTCAGATCGTGGGCCGCCCGCACGGCCAGTGTGGTGCGCCCGGCGCCCGGCGGGCCGTGCAGCACGACCACGGTCGGCTTCGTCTCCGTCGACGCGCGGGCCGCGTGCACCCACTGGCCGATCCGGGCCAGCTCGGCCCGGCGGCCGGCGAACCGGCCGTCGGGCGACGGGAGATGGCCGAACGACTGCTCAAGGAGCGAGCGCATGCGCGCCGCCGCGCTGCGGTCCCCGCCGCGCAGGGCCGTCCGGGACTGAGCGGTGGCGGCCTTCTTCGCCGGGGTGCGGGACGAGGCGGTCAGCATCCGCTGCTGGTCGAGGAACGGGCGGATGCCCCGTACCTCCAGTGCCGTCAGCCACTGGAGCCGCAACTGCTCGGTCCCGCCCGGCTGTCCGAGGGCGCCCGCCCGACGGGAGGCGGCCGGCCAGTGCGAAGCGGTGACCTTGGCGACGGTGGCGGTGGCGCCCGCGACCGCGACGACGGCGCCCGCGCCCAGCGCCAGGCCCGTCACCGTGCCGAGTGCCAGGTCCGCGCCGAAGGCGGCGGTCGCGGCAACTCCCGTGACCAGGAGCGGTGTTCCGAGCGTCGCCCGGTTGAGCCGGTGCGCCAGCGGCGTCTGCCCGGCCGCCTCGGTGTCGAGCGCCTGGACGTATACGGCGTACTCCTCGGCCGCACCCGCCGCCATCGTGTCCAGTGCGCCCCGCGCACGCGTCATCAGCGCGCCGGAGTCCGTCCGCCCGCCGGTGCGCCGCGCCTCCTCCTCCACGGCCCGTACCAACAGCCTCTCGGCGTCAGCCTGGTGGCTGTCCCGCATCCGCATAGGTCCCCCTCGGTTCCCGCCCGTCGGCCCGCCCCGGCGCCCGGCCGCATGGAGTACCAGTCTCCTGCCTGGGGCCGGTGCGCGACAGGGCGTCCGCGAGACTGCGCCGACTGCCGTACGGAGGAAACGGAGGAATCGGAGCACCGGATCCCGACGGAGCGTGGCAACGGCGAACCGCGCGTCTCGTCGTGCCCGTGACCGATCCCCCTGGGCCGGTGCCGGCCGTTGGCGACGCTGCCTGCGCGGACGTGGGCCGTCAGCCGGCGCCCGGGTCCACAGTGACGGGGAAGGGCGCGGCGGGGGGAACGTCCTGCGGGCGGACATCGAAGTCCCTGTCGGCGTTCCGGTCCGGGCCCGCGGCGGCGTCCAGGGCGTCGGCCAGGATTCGGGCCGACCGGTTGCGCCGTTTGGATGCGCTCGGGCTCACGACGGCCGTCCCGTCCGCGATCTCCAGGCCGGCACACTGCTCCTCGGACTGCTCCTCGGACCAGGAGTCGTACCGCTGCGCGTGGATCCGGGTGCGCATCTACACGGGCGCCACCATCTGGGCGGTCACGGTGTGTCTCCTGCGAGGAACCTCGACGGTTCCAGCGCTGCCTCGGCTCGGGCCACTGACCTGTATGCCGCGCTGCCCGATTCGGGAAGTGTGCGGCCGCCTCCTCGTGAGAGGCTGGGTCGCATGAACCGGCTGGCTGGCGTGACCTCGCCGTATTTGCTTCAGCATGCTGAGAATCCCGTCGACTGGTGGCCCTGGACGCCGGAGGCGTTCGAGGAAGCAAGACGGCGCGATGTCCCCGTTCTGCTGTCGGTCGGCTACTCGGCGTGCCACTGGTGCCACGTGATGGCGCACGAGTCGTTCGAGGACGACGAGGTCGCGGCGTACCTGAACGAGCACTTCGTGCCGGTCAAGGTCGACCGCGAGGAGCGCCCCGACGTCGACGCCGTCTACATGGAGGCCGTGCAGGCGGCGACCGGTCAGGGCGGCTGGCCGATGACCGTCTTCCTCACCGCCGACGCCGAACCCTTCTACTTCGGAACGTACTTCCCGCCGGAGTCCCGCCACGGCCTGCCGTCCTTCCGGCAGGTGCTCGAAGGCGTCGTCGCGGCCTGGACCGACCGGCGCGACGAGGTCGGCGAGGTCGCCGGGCGCATCGTCCACGATCTGTCACAGCGCTCGCTCGCGCACGGCGGGGAGGGCCTTCCGGCCGAGTCGGAGCTGGCGCAGGCGCTGCTCGGACTGACCCGCGAGTACGACGAGAAGCACCGCGGCTTCGGCGGCGCCCCCAAGTTCCCGCCGTCGATGACGATCGAGTTCCTGCTGCGCCACCACGCCCGTACCGGCGCGGACGGTGCGCTCCAGATGGCGGCCGACACCTGCGAGGCGATGGCCAGGGGCGGGATGTACGACCAGCTCGGCGGCGGCTTCGCCCGCTACTCGGTGGACCGGGAGTGGGTCGTACCGCACTTCGAGAAGATGCTCTACGACAACGCGCTGCTCTGCCGGGTGTACGCCCATCTGTGGCGTTCGACCGGGTCGGAACTGGCCCGCCGGGTGGCTCTGGAGACCGCCGACTTCATGGTCCGGGAGCTGCGCACGGCCGAGGGCGGCTTCGCCTCCGCGCTCGACGCGGACAGCGCGGACGCCGACGGCAGGCACGTCGAGGGCGCGTACTACGTGTGGACGCCGGCGCAGCTGCGCGAGGTGCTGGGCGAGGACGACGCCGCGTTCGCGGCGGAGCACTTCGGGGTGACCGAGGAGGGCACCTTCGAGGAGGGTTCCTCGGTGCTTCAGCTCCCGCCGAAGGGCCCGCACCAACTGCCCCGGACGGGTCAGGCCGTGTACGAGGCGCGGGCCGCCGATGTGCGGGCCCGGCTGCTCGCCGCCCGGGAGCTGCGCGAGCGGCCGGGACGGGACGACAAGGTGGTCGCCGCGTGGAACGGGCTGGCCGTCGCGGCGCTCGCCGAGACGGGCGCGTACTTCGACCGCCCCGACCTGATCGCGCGCGCCACCGAGGCCGCGGACCTGCTGGTGCGGGTCCACATGGGCCCGGTGGCCCGGCTGGCCCGTACCTCGAGGGACGGCCGCGCCGGGGCGCACGCCGGGGTGCTGGAGGACTACGGCGATGTGGCGGAGGGTTTCCTCGCCCTGGCCGCGGTCACCGGCGAGGGGGTCTGGCTGGAGTTCGCGGGCTTCCTGATGGACATCGTGCTCCAGCACTTCACCGGCGAGGGCGGTCAGTTGTACGACACCGCTGACGACGCCGAGAAGTTGATCCGCCGCCCCCAGGACCCCACCGACAGCGCCACCCCGGCGGGCTGGACGGCGGCGGCCGGTGCGCTGCTCTCGTACGCCGCGCACACCGGATCGGAGCCTCACCGCGCCGCCGCGGAGGGGGCGCTGGGCGTGGTGAAGGCGCTGGGCCCGAAGGCGCCGCGGTTCATCGGCTGGGGGCTCGCGGTGGCCGAGGCGCTGCTCGACGGCCCGCGCGAGGTGGCCGTCGCCGGACCGGTAGGCGGCGAGCTGCACCGTACGGCGCTGCTGGGCCGGGCGCCGGGCGCGGTGGTCGCGGCGGGGGAGGCGGGCGGATCGGAGTTCCCGCTGCTGGCGGACCGTCCGACGGTGGACGGCGCGCCGACCGCGTACGTGTGCAGGCGCTTCGTCTGCGACGCGCCGACCACGGACCGCGAGGAGCTGGCGCGCGCCCTCGGGGGCGCCGGGTCCTGACCCGCGTCACAGCCGCAGGCCGCCCTCCAGGGTGTCCAGGGCGTCCTCGGCCATCGCGACGAGGTCGCCCTTCCGGTCGTGCTCGCCCCAGTACAGCACCACTTCGCGCAGCGCACCCAGCACCGCCGCGACGTGGACCCGGCTCCGCAGGTCGTCCGCGCCGCGGCCGCTGCGGTCGGCGAGTACCCGGGCGAGCTGCTGCGCGGTGTCCGACAGGTTCTGCGCCATCCGCGCCCGGACGGCGGGTACCTCCACCATCAGCCGGATGCGCCGGCGCACCTCCTCGTCGTCCGCGGTGAGGAACGTCGTCAGCGCCTCGACCACCATGAACCGCAGCGAGACCAGCGGCGGCTCATCGGCCGGCCGGCTGCGGATCAGGGCTTCCACGAACGCGTCGTACTCATCGGTGAGGACGATGTCCTCCTTGGTCGCGAAGTACCGGAACACCGTGCTCGGCGACACCTCGGCCGCCTCCGCGATCTGCTCGATGCTCGTCGCGTCGTACCCCTGCTCGGCGATCAGGCGGCAGGCCGCCCGCCGGATCGCGGCCCGGGTCTTGAGCTTCTTGCGCTCGCGCAGCCCCATCGGGGGCTCCGCGCCGGGGGCGCTGGAGGACGGGATACGGGGGGTGGCGGCCATGGCCGCCATTGTCAGGCATCGAAGGGCGACGAAATGGCCACGGCGGGGAAGCCGTGGCCATGAGGCGGAGGAAGGGTCGGCGGGGCTCAGCTCTGGTTGTACGCCACCAGGGAGATGCCGACGTAGTGCACGA
It contains:
- a CDS encoding thioredoxin domain-containing protein → MNRLAGVTSPYLLQHAENPVDWWPWTPEAFEEARRRDVPVLLSVGYSACHWCHVMAHESFEDDEVAAYLNEHFVPVKVDREERPDVDAVYMEAVQAATGQGGWPMTVFLTADAEPFYFGTYFPPESRHGLPSFRQVLEGVVAAWTDRRDEVGEVAGRIVHDLSQRSLAHGGEGLPAESELAQALLGLTREYDEKHRGFGGAPKFPPSMTIEFLLRHHARTGADGALQMAADTCEAMARGGMYDQLGGGFARYSVDREWVVPHFEKMLYDNALLCRVYAHLWRSTGSELARRVALETADFMVRELRTAEGGFASALDADSADADGRHVEGAYYVWTPAQLREVLGEDDAAFAAEHFGVTEEGTFEEGSSVLQLPPKGPHQLPRTGQAVYEARAADVRARLLAARELRERPGRDDKVVAAWNGLAVAALAETGAYFDRPDLIARATEAADLLVRVHMGPVARLARTSRDGRAGAHAGVLEDYGDVAEGFLALAAVTGEGVWLEFAGFLMDIVLQHFTGEGGQLYDTADDAEKLIRRPQDPTDSATPAGWTAAAGALLSYAAHTGSEPHRAAAEGALGVVKALGPKAPRFIGWGLAVAEALLDGPREVAVAGPVGGELHRTALLGRAPGAVVAAGEAGGSEFPLLADRPTVDGAPTAYVCRRFVCDAPTTDREELARALGGAGS
- a CDS encoding TetR/AcrR family transcriptional regulator, coding for MAATPRIPSSSAPGAEPPMGLRERKKLKTRAAIRRAACRLIAEQGYDATSIEQIAEAAEVSPSTVFRYFATKEDIVLTDEYDAFVEALIRSRPADEPPLVSLRFMVVEALTTFLTADDEEVRRRIRLMVEVPAVRARMAQNLSDTAQQLARVLADRSGRGADDLRSRVHVAAVLGALREVVLYWGEHDRKGDLVAMAEDALDTLEGGLRL